CCCCGGTCCTGTGCGTGGGCGAACAGCTTGAGCAACGCGAGCAAGGACGCTCCCAGGAGGTGGTCTTGGGCCAGCTCCAGCAGGGCTGTGACGGATTGACAGGCCAGGAGATCTCCCGTATCATCGTCGCTTACGAACCGGTGTGGGCGATCGGTACGGGCAAGACTGCCACGCCTGAAATTGCCCAGGAGATGCACGCGGCTATCCGCGGTTGGTTCCGTGACCGGTTCTCCTCCAGCGTTGGCGAGGGTCTGCGCATTCTCTATGGAGGCAGCGTCAAACCCGGCAACGCCTCGGGCCTGATGGAAAAACCGGATATCGACGGCGCCCTGGTGGGCGGAGCCAGTTTGCAGGCTGATTCCTTCGCCGCCATCGTCGACTACGGCAAGCAGGCCTGACGGGGGAT
The DNA window shown above is from Acidobacteriota bacterium and carries:
- the tpiA gene encoding triose-phosphate isomerase: MRRSIIAGNWKMHKTGREAVDFVRALDVLIGRSPEPEVLLFPSFTVLSRVRQAVVGTSIGMGAQNLHHQDQGAFTGEISAAMLEDCGCTHVLIGHSERRMLFGEDDKLLNRKLRKVSTTSLTPVLCVGEQLEQREQGRSQEVVLGQLQQGCDGLTGQEISRIIVAYEPVWAIGTGKTATPEIAQEMHAAIRGWFRDRFSSSVGEGLRILYGGSVKPGNASGLMEKPDIDGALVGGASLQADSFAAIVDYGKQA